A DNA window from Petrotoga sibirica DSM 13575 contains the following coding sequences:
- a CDS encoding amidohydrolase, producing MSKKLLKNAYVLISADDDVEKFDILIDEDEIEDLLAPGDSTEVNLGDVDEYDLTGKLIVPGFINTHTHSVMSYFRGIADDLSLNDWLFKEMLPREDFLESEMAYYGALVSILEMISNGITTFVDMYMFTDEIAKAAYDLGIRAYISRGLSYDTDEGWNRRIKENIKTYEKYNGLDNRIYIGFGPHAPYTVPMDKLKEVAKITKKYDTHIQIHLLESANERKQYNLLEVENTGLFDLPTIAAHCVHADEKDIEILSRKEVNVAYNPISNMKLGNGIAPIVDMLDKSINVTFGTDGSASNNSLNFFNEMKFGGILQKYKYGPDRFSVEQILRMIWENGGFALETNIGRLEPEFKADLVVLDMDSFEFFPNDLSRLKSHIVYSVNPKNVFATMVAGKFLYYDGEFLTLKEEKEQIYEKFHSFYKRIEDKYNNSDYSDSHDNDRDI from the coding sequence ATGTCTAAAAAGCTTTTGAAGAATGCGTATGTTTTGATAAGTGCTGATGATGATGTAGAAAAATTTGATATATTAATAGACGAAGATGAGATCGAAGACTTACTTGCCCCAGGTGATTCAACAGAGGTGAATTTGGGAGATGTAGACGAGTACGATCTAACTGGAAAATTGATCGTCCCTGGATTTATTAACACCCATACCCATTCAGTTATGTCTTATTTTAGAGGTATTGCTGATGATCTATCACTTAACGATTGGTTGTTCAAAGAAATGCTACCAAGAGAGGACTTTTTAGAAAGTGAAATGGCTTACTATGGTGCTTTAGTTTCTATTTTAGAGATGATTTCTAACGGAATAACTACTTTTGTTGACATGTATATGTTTACGGATGAGATAGCCAAGGCTGCATACGATTTAGGGATTCGTGCATATATATCAAGAGGGCTTTCTTATGATACTGATGAGGGCTGGAATAGGAGAATAAAAGAAAACATCAAAACGTATGAAAAATACAATGGATTAGATAACCGAATTTACATAGGTTTTGGGCCTCATGCCCCTTACACCGTTCCCATGGATAAATTAAAAGAAGTAGCCAAAATTACAAAAAAGTATGATACTCATATTCAGATTCATCTTTTGGAATCAGCAAATGAAAGGAAGCAGTACAATCTTTTAGAGGTTGAAAATACCGGTTTGTTCGATCTTCCTACGATAGCTGCTCACTGTGTGCATGCTGATGAAAAAGATATCGAAATTCTTTCAAGGAAAGAAGTGAATGTAGCTTATAACCCGATTAGTAATATGAAGCTGGGCAATGGGATAGCCCCCATAGTGGATATGCTTGATAAGAGTATAAATGTGACTTTTGGTACAGATGGTTCCGCAAGCAACAACTCTTTGAACTTTTTCAACGAAATGAAGTTTGGAGGTATATTGCAGAAATACAAGTATGGGCCTGATAGATTTTCGGTCGAGCAGATTTTGAGGATGATCTGGGAAAACGGAGGTTTTGCCTTAGAAACAAACATCGGAAGGTTGGAGCCTGAGTTCAAGGCGGATTTGGTTGTTTTAGATATGGATTCTTTTGAATTTTTCCCTAATGACTTATCAAGGTTAAAGTCTCATATAGTTTATTCTGTAAATCCTAAGAACGTTTTTGCAACGATGGTAGCAGGGAAGTTTTTGTACTACGATGGAGAATTTTTAACTTTAAAAGAAGAAAAGGAGCAAATATATGAGAAATTCCATAGCTTTTACAAAAGGATCGAAGATAAGTATAATAATAGCGATTATTCTGATAGCCATGACAACGATAGGGATATCTAA
- a CDS encoding TIGR01212 family radical SAM protein (This family includes YhcC from E. coli K-12, an uncharacterized radical SAM protein.) — MVILLDLYNRLSEYFKNRYGERVQRLPINAGFTCPNKTGVKGKGGCIYCDLTGSGFASFKPKVSIEEQVKEMINRYETKANKFLAYFQANTNTYAPVDELKEKYESALIDDRIVGLDVSTRPDCVPDDVIELLNTFKDRVDVFVELGVESTNANTLKYMNRGHSLAEVIDSVNRLKKAGLEVILHYIIDFPCDTLDDVKEMAKVSSAMNVDGVKLHSLYIVENTKLADLYKSGEFPPLTLDDFVDRAITFLEYLDPKIVIHRLVADPPKTGTLHGNWGISKIKILNLIENTMRERGSYQGKYFKYLNN, encoded by the coding sequence ATGGTGATTTTGTTGGATTTGTATAATAGGTTGAGTGAGTATTTTAAGAATAGATACGGCGAAAGAGTGCAAAGGTTACCAATCAACGCTGGATTCACTTGCCCAAATAAAACTGGCGTAAAAGGTAAGGGTGGTTGCATTTATTGCGATTTAACGGGAAGTGGTTTTGCCTCTTTTAAGCCTAAGGTAAGTATCGAAGAACAGGTTAAGGAAATGATTAATAGATACGAGACAAAAGCTAATAAATTCCTTGCCTATTTTCAGGCAAACACCAATACATACGCCCCTGTTGATGAATTGAAAGAAAAATATGAAAGTGCTTTGATAGACGATAGAATAGTAGGTTTGGATGTATCTACTAGGCCGGATTGTGTTCCAGATGATGTGATAGAGCTTTTAAATACTTTCAAAGATAGAGTTGATGTTTTCGTTGAACTGGGTGTTGAGAGCACTAATGCCAACACGTTAAAGTATATGAACAGAGGGCATTCTTTAGCAGAAGTTATAGATTCAGTTAACAGGTTAAAAAAAGCTGGATTAGAGGTTATTCTACATTATATAATAGATTTTCCTTGTGATACATTAGATGATGTGAAAGAGATGGCTAAGGTTAGTTCGGCGATGAATGTTGACGGTGTAAAATTGCATTCTTTGTATATCGTTGAAAATACAAAACTTGCTGATTTGTATAAAAGTGGGGAGTTTCCACCTTTGACGTTGGATGACTTTGTTGATAGGGCAATTACTTTCTTGGAATATTTAGATCCAAAGATCGTGATTCATAGACTCGTTGCTGATCCTCCAAAAACTGGAACGTTACATGGCAATTGGGGGATTTCTAAAATAAAGATTTTAAACTTAATTGAAAATACGATGAGAGAGAGGGGTTCCTATCAAGGAAAATATTTTAAGTATTTGAATAATTGA
- the rplQ gene encoding 50S ribosomal protein L17 codes for MRHRVKTKKLNRYASHRNALLKNLARSVFESESIITTTAKAKAVRPLVERIITKAKEANSTDLPERRVALNRDINKHFNDRKLVYKIVHEIAPRYENRNGGYTRILKIGYRKGDASELSILQLLPKEE; via the coding sequence ATGAGGCATAGAGTTAAAACTAAAAAATTAAATAGATATGCTTCCCATAGAAACGCCCTGTTGAAAAATTTAGCTAGAAGCGTCTTTGAATCTGAAAGTATAATTACTACTACTGCCAAAGCAAAAGCTGTAAGACCGCTTGTAGAAAGAATAATCACCAAAGCCAAGGAAGCTAATTCAACGGATCTCCCAGAAAGAAGAGTAGCTTTAAACAGGGATATAAACAAACACTTCAACGACAGAAAACTAGTATACAAAATAGTACATGAAATTGCACCCCGATACGAAAATAGAAACGGTGGTTACACAAGAATATTAAAAATCGGTTATAGAAAAGGTGACGCTTCAGAATTATCTATACTCCAATTACTCCCAAAAGAAGAATAA
- a CDS encoding DNA-directed RNA polymerase subunit alpha translates to MEILIKPEKFRIVQKEEQDEYNYSKYELFPLEKGYAITLGNALRRVLLSSIPSLAITGLRIPGKLHEYDTIEGIKEDIIEITLNLKKVQLKVDDIESLNGIDYPILLSLRKKYKAGQVIKSGDIKTPSEVEIANPDFVIAHVNKDMEVDFELYAQAGKGFIPAQELTFQSDIEYIFIDGVFSPVLKVNYLTENIRVGRRTDYDKLILEIWTKKNTTPTEALKEATKILMEHFDFISKLWEKEGEAGTIEQMEVSVEKEEEVQEEEEENIFGLPKDLMETQIDSLDLTKRAKNCLKREKIDTIGELLKRKSADLLKIKNFGKKSLDEIKNELKEKFDIDYEKLHQEERGNTLDEA, encoded by the coding sequence ATGGAGATATTAATAAAACCGGAAAAATTTAGGATAGTCCAAAAGGAAGAGCAAGACGAATATAACTACTCAAAATATGAACTATTTCCGCTGGAAAAAGGATATGCTATAACTTTAGGCAATGCTTTAAGAAGGGTGTTGTTATCTTCCATTCCATCTTTAGCGATAACCGGCCTACGTATTCCAGGGAAATTACACGAGTACGATACGATTGAGGGTATAAAAGAAGACATCATTGAAATAACTTTAAATTTAAAAAAGGTTCAATTAAAAGTAGACGACATTGAAAGTCTCAATGGGATAGATTACCCAATTCTATTAAGCTTAAGGAAGAAATACAAAGCTGGCCAAGTCATAAAAAGTGGAGACATAAAAACTCCGTCGGAAGTAGAAATAGCCAACCCAGATTTTGTCATAGCTCATGTCAACAAAGATATGGAAGTTGACTTTGAATTGTATGCTCAAGCAGGGAAAGGTTTCATTCCCGCCCAAGAATTGACATTTCAAAGTGACATTGAATACATATTCATAGATGGAGTGTTCAGTCCCGTTCTTAAAGTTAACTATTTAACAGAAAACATTCGTGTAGGAAGAAGAACCGACTACGATAAGCTAATTCTCGAAATTTGGACGAAAAAAAATACAACCCCCACCGAAGCATTGAAAGAGGCAACAAAAATTTTGATGGAACATTTTGACTTCATTTCCAAACTTTGGGAAAAAGAAGGAGAAGCTGGAACTATAGAACAAATGGAAGTTTCAGTTGAAAAAGAGGAAGAAGTGCAAGAAGAAGAGGAAGAAAATATTTTTGGATTGCCAAAGGATTTAATGGAAACTCAGATTGATTCTTTGGATTTAACAAAAAGGGCTAAAAACTGTTTAAAAAGAGAAAAAATAGACACCATTGGAGAACTATTAAAAAGAAAATCCGCCGACCTTCTCAAAATCAAAAACTTTGGGAAAAAATCTTTAGATGAGATAAAAAATGAGCTAAAAGAGAAATTTGATATAGATTATGAAAAATTACACCAAGAAGAAAGGGGGAACACTTTAGATGAGGCATAG
- the rpsD gene encoding 30S ribosomal protein S4, translating into MARYIGPLEKLSRREGINLYLKGKRSYTEKSALRKRNYVPGQHGRQKQKLTQYGIQLRSKQALKRMYGLMERQFRNTFEEAERSRSGETGEVLMQLLERRLDSVVYQMGFAPNRRTARQIVTHGHILVNGKKVNIPSYRVKVGDVIEVKEKSRNIQQVREGLELVQEGYRNIPNWVNVEIENFRGTFERLPKIDEIDVPVPLTNIIELYSK; encoded by the coding sequence ATGGCGAGATACATAGGACCATTAGAAAAATTATCTCGACGCGAAGGAATAAACCTTTATTTAAAAGGAAAAAGAAGCTACACAGAAAAATCGGCCCTTAGAAAAAGAAATTACGTTCCTGGGCAACACGGAAGGCAAAAACAAAAGTTGACCCAATACGGTATACAATTAAGATCTAAACAAGCTTTAAAAAGAATGTATGGTTTAATGGAAAGACAATTCAGGAACACATTTGAAGAAGCTGAAAGATCTAGAAGTGGAGAAACTGGAGAAGTTTTGATGCAACTCTTAGAAAGAAGGCTAGATTCTGTAGTTTATCAAATGGGTTTCGCACCAAACAGAAGAACGGCGAGACAAATAGTAACTCACGGACATATATTAGTTAATGGCAAGAAAGTGAATATTCCTTCTTACAGAGTCAAAGTAGGAGATGTAATAGAAGTCAAAGAAAAAAGTCGTAACATACAACAAGTACGAGAAGGATTAGAATTAGTCCAAGAAGGATATAGAAATATTCCCAATTGGGTAAACGTGGAAATTGAAAATTTTAGAGGAACTTTCGAAAGGTTACCAAAGATTGATGAAATAGATGTTCCTGTACCTTTGACAAACATCATAGAGCTTTACTCTAAATAA
- the rpsK gene encoding 30S ribosomal protein S11, protein MAKGGAKQRTKKKKAAPEKAAVHIHSTFNNTIVTLTDTEGRPIIWSSGGNVGFKGAKKGTPFSAQMASDKVAKEALNLGVKRVDVYVKGPGSGRESAIRALQAAGLNVESIKDVTPIPHNGCRPKKKRF, encoded by the coding sequence ATGGCAAAAGGTGGAGCAAAGCAAAGAACCAAAAAAAAGAAAGCTGCTCCTGAAAAAGCAGCGGTACACATTCATTCAACCTTCAACAACACAATAGTTACATTAACAGATACTGAGGGTAGGCCAATAATATGGTCTAGTGGAGGAAATGTTGGATTTAAAGGAGCTAAAAAAGGGACTCCATTCTCAGCTCAAATGGCCTCAGATAAAGTGGCAAAAGAAGCTCTAAATCTGGGAGTAAAAAGAGTGGATGTATATGTTAAAGGACCCGGTTCAGGCAGAGAATCCGCAATTAGGGCTTTACAAGCTGCAGGTTTAAATGTAGAAAGCATAAAAGACGTTACCCCTATACCTCACAACGGTTGTAGGCCAAAAAAGAAAAGATTCTAA
- the rpsM gene encoding 30S ribosomal protein S13 encodes MARILGVEVPDNKALFVGLTYIYGIGRKTAFDILNTLEIDPNKRAKELTDDEISKLTHHINENYKVEGELRQEINKNIRRLIDIGSYRGKRHKAGLPVRGQKTHSNARTRKGPRLTKIKKR; translated from the coding sequence ATGGCTCGTATTTTAGGTGTTGAAGTACCAGATAATAAAGCTTTATTTGTAGGATTAACATATATATATGGAATAGGTAGAAAAACAGCCTTTGATATATTAAATACCTTAGAAATAGACCCGAATAAAAGAGCAAAAGAACTAACCGACGATGAAATTTCAAAGCTAACTCACCACATAAATGAAAATTATAAAGTTGAAGGAGAACTAAGACAAGAGATTAACAAAAATATAAGGCGATTGATAGACATCGGTAGCTACAGGGGGAAAAGGCATAAAGCGGGGTTACCCGTAAGAGGTCAGAAAACCCACTCCAACGCCAGAACTAGAAAGGGACCAAGATTAACCAAGATCAAAAAAAGATAA
- the rpmJ gene encoding 50S ribosomal protein L36 gives MKVRASVKKRCEHCKIVKRGGKVWVVCSKNPKHKQRQG, from the coding sequence ATGAAGGTCAGGGCTTCTGTAAAAAAGCGATGTGAGCACTGTAAAATAGTCAAAAGAGGCGGAAAAGTTTGGGTTGTATGTTCAAAAAATCCAAAGCACAAACAAAGACAAGGATAA
- the infA gene encoding translation initiation factor IF-1, whose amino-acid sequence MAKKDVVVMQGYILESLPNANFKVKLDNGHEILAHISGRMRKNFIKILPGDRVTVEVSVYDLNKGRIVKREKVNKD is encoded by the coding sequence TTGGCTAAAAAAGATGTCGTTGTTATGCAAGGATATATTCTTGAATCTTTACCTAATGCAAATTTTAAAGTTAAATTAGATAATGGGCATGAAATATTGGCCCACATTTCTGGGCGAATGAGAAAGAATTTCATCAAAATACTTCCAGGAGACCGGGTTACTGTGGAAGTTTCCGTTTATGATTTAAACAAAGGAAGAATTGTGAAAAGGGAAAAAGTAAACAAAGATTGA
- the map gene encoding type I methionyl aminopeptidase has product MIIIKTDEEIDMMRRAGKKLALLFDALLPEIVKEGVNGESIEKYVLEYMEKEDAIPTFKGYNGYKYAINFSLNEEVVHGFPLKSKVLKNGDVVSIDCGLTYKGYIADSARTYIIGQVPEKEKELVEATKESLYMGIKKAVAGNSIGDIGHEIQTYIENKGFSVIREYVGHGVGRKLHEDPQIPNYGKQGRGPKIRKKMTLAIEPMVSMGSYEVDILEDGWTAVTRDRSKAAHFEHTIAVTENGPEILTQL; this is encoded by the coding sequence ATGATAATAATTAAGACTGATGAAGAAATAGATATGATGAGACGGGCTGGAAAAAAGCTTGCCCTACTTTTTGATGCTTTACTTCCAGAGATAGTGAAAGAAGGCGTTAATGGAGAAAGCATTGAAAAATATGTTTTGGAATACATGGAAAAGGAAGATGCTATACCCACCTTCAAAGGTTATAATGGTTACAAATATGCGATCAACTTTTCTTTGAATGAAGAGGTTGTTCACGGGTTTCCATTAAAAAGTAAAGTTTTAAAAAATGGTGATGTTGTATCTATAGATTGTGGTTTAACTTACAAAGGGTACATAGCAGATTCTGCCAGAACCTACATAATAGGGCAAGTGCCTGAAAAAGAAAAAGAACTGGTTGAAGCGACCAAAGAATCTTTGTACATGGGTATAAAAAAAGCTGTTGCCGGTAATTCAATAGGTGACATTGGTCACGAAATTCAAACTTATATTGAAAATAAAGGTTTTTCCGTAATAAGGGAATACGTAGGTCACGGGGTAGGGAGAAAATTGCATGAAGATCCTCAAATTCCAAATTATGGAAAGCAAGGCAGAGGTCCGAAAATCAGGAAAAAGATGACCCTCGCAATAGAACCAATGGTATCTATGGGAAGTTACGAAGTAGATATTTTAGAAGATGGTTGGACAGCTGTAACCAGAGATAGATCAAAAGCCGCCCATTTTGAGCATACAATTGCCGTGACAGAAAATGGCCCAGAAATACTAACGCAACTATAA
- a CDS encoding adenylate kinase: MRLLFFGPPGAGKGTQAKLVAKEFDIAHISTGDILRDAVSKGTELGKKAKAIMDRGELVSDEIMNNLVKEKMQELDSFILDGYPRTLDQAKFLDRATKDLKKEIDAVVLIDVAEEEIVKRISNRRVCPNCGKVYNLITLKPKEDEKCDVCGTKLIQRDDDKEEVVRERYKVYKNTTESVIEYYRKNNKIITIDGAQNVEDVTKELFNILRSFNK, translated from the coding sequence ATGAGACTTTTATTTTTCGGACCGCCGGGTGCAGGTAAAGGAACTCAAGCGAAATTGGTAGCCAAGGAGTTTGATATTGCACACATATCCACTGGAGATATTTTAAGAGATGCTGTTAGCAAAGGTACAGAATTAGGTAAAAAGGCTAAAGCAATTATGGATCGTGGAGAATTAGTTTCAGATGAGATAATGAATAATCTGGTAAAAGAAAAAATGCAAGAGTTAGATTCTTTTATTCTGGACGGTTATCCTAGAACTTTAGACCAAGCAAAATTTTTGGACCGTGCAACAAAAGACTTAAAAAAAGAAATAGATGCGGTGGTACTGATAGATGTTGCCGAAGAAGAAATAGTCAAAAGGATAAGTAATAGAAGGGTCTGCCCAAACTGTGGCAAAGTATATAATTTAATCACACTTAAACCAAAAGAAGACGAAAAATGTGATGTATGTGGCACAAAATTAATTCAAAGAGACGACGATAAAGAAGAAGTAGTCAGAGAAAGGTACAAAGTATATAAGAATACCACCGAGTCTGTAATAGAATATTATAGAAAAAATAACAAAATCATTACAATAGACGGCGCCCAAAATGTTGAAGACGTTACAAAAGAATTGTTTAATATACTAAGGAGTTTTAACAAATAA
- the secY gene encoding preprotein translocase subunit SecY produces MFKAFRNVFRIPELRDRVIFTFFALIGFRIGIYIPIPGINVEAWQSALSGASQGVAGGFIGFFDVFAGGALSNLSIFVLSVTPYITASIIFQLLSSVIPSLKEMLREGESGRKKFAHYTRMLTLVLAFGQGLLMSIAANNYRSPNLSPVLFVTLATVSIAAGTMFLLWIGELITEKGIGNGVSVLIFAGIVSRYPTYAAEALIGLTPLEWILLAAVAIFIVIAVVAVQTSERRINIQYAKRVVGTKIYGGSSTYLPIKVNGGGVIPIIFASAIMTLPSMIAGVTATTVDDRIFAIGAPLYLVLYGLLVFFFTYFYSSVVMDPNDVADNIRNYGGFIPGLRPGKPTVNYITSVMTRVTFIGALFLVVIALVPYFIRGASGMRQIWIGGTSTLIAVGVALDIVQQIEQHMIVRQYEGFMKKGRLRGRR; encoded by the coding sequence ATGTTCAAAGCCTTTAGAAACGTTTTTAGAATTCCTGAATTAAGGGATAGAGTTATATTCACCTTTTTCGCGTTGATAGGGTTTAGGATAGGAATTTACATCCCCATTCCTGGAATAAATGTTGAGGCGTGGCAATCCGCTTTAAGTGGAGCATCCCAAGGAGTGGCTGGAGGATTCATCGGTTTTTTTGACGTCTTTGCTGGGGGGGCATTAAGCAATTTATCTATATTTGTTCTCTCAGTGACCCCATATATTACAGCTTCGATCATTTTTCAACTTCTCTCTTCCGTAATACCTAGTTTAAAGGAGATGTTGAGAGAAGGTGAAAGTGGGAGAAAAAAATTTGCTCACTACACCCGGATGTTAACGTTAGTATTAGCATTCGGACAAGGATTACTAATGTCCATAGCTGCCAACAATTACAGATCTCCCAACCTATCGCCAGTTCTCTTTGTAACTTTAGCAACCGTTTCTATAGCAGCAGGAACGATGTTTTTACTATGGATAGGTGAATTAATCACCGAAAAAGGAATAGGAAACGGAGTATCCGTTTTAATATTCGCTGGTATAGTATCGAGGTACCCTACATACGCAGCTGAAGCTCTCATAGGTTTAACCCCTTTAGAATGGATACTGTTAGCGGCGGTTGCCATATTTATAGTAATAGCAGTAGTAGCGGTTCAAACCTCTGAAAGAAGAATTAATATCCAATATGCAAAAAGAGTAGTCGGTACAAAAATTTATGGAGGTTCCTCGACATACTTACCTATTAAGGTAAATGGTGGAGGGGTAATTCCAATAATCTTTGCCTCCGCTATTATGACTCTACCCAGTATGATTGCTGGGGTAACAGCAACTACTGTAGACGATAGAATATTTGCCATAGGTGCTCCACTTTACCTTGTACTGTATGGTTTGTTAGTTTTCTTTTTTACATACTTTTACAGTTCTGTTGTTATGGATCCAAACGACGTGGCGGATAATATACGAAATTATGGTGGGTTCATACCAGGTTTAAGACCAGGGAAACCGACTGTTAATTACATCACTTCGGTAATGACAAGGGTAACCTTCATAGGAGCGCTCTTTTTAGTAGTAATCGCTTTAGTACCCTACTTTATCAGAGGTGCCTCAGGGATGCGGCAAATCTGGATAGGTGGTACCAGCACACTAATAGCGGTTGGAGTTGCTTTAGACATAGTTCAGCAAATTGAACAACACATGATAGTTAGACAGTATGAAGGCTTCATGAAAAAAGGAAGGCTACGTGGAAGGAGATGA
- the rplO gene encoding 50S ribosomal protein L15 — MPLKIEDLKPTPGSRKPKKRLGRGIGSGLGKTSGKGHKGQKARGRGKISKIFEGGQTNIIRRTPKFGFSNAPFKKVYSVVNVETLEKYFSENEEVTPDILLKKKVIKKLNDGVKILGKGEISKPLVVKANLFSQTAREKIEAVGGKIEVIE; from the coding sequence ATGCCACTTAAAATAGAAGATCTAAAACCTACACCAGGATCAAGAAAACCTAAAAAAAGGTTAGGAAGAGGAATCGGCTCAGGATTAGGAAAAACATCTGGAAAAGGGCACAAAGGTCAAAAGGCAAGAGGAAGAGGTAAAATAAGCAAAATCTTTGAAGGTGGACAAACAAACATTATTAGAAGAACTCCAAAATTTGGATTCTCTAATGCACCATTTAAAAAAGTATATTCTGTTGTAAACGTAGAAACATTAGAAAAGTATTTCTCAGAAAATGAAGAAGTCACTCCAGATATACTTTTAAAAAAGAAAGTAATAAAAAAATTGAACGATGGAGTAAAAATATTAGGAAAAGGAGAAATATCAAAACCTCTTGTTGTCAAAGCTAACCTTTTCTCTCAAACTGCTAGAGAGAAAATTGAAGCTGTTGGCGGGAAAATAGAGGTGATTGAATAA
- the rpmD gene encoding 50S ribosomal protein L30: MSSLKIKLVRGRAGKNKRQLATLDALDLTRKDKVVIKPDNPQIRGMIRTVHHLVEWEEIDS; encoded by the coding sequence ATGTCAAGTCTAAAGATAAAGTTAGTAAGAGGAAGAGCAGGGAAGAACAAAAGACAATTAGCAACTCTCGATGCTTTAGATTTAACTAGGAAAGATAAAGTGGTGATAAAACCTGACAATCCGCAAATTAGGGGAATGATAAGAACCGTACATCACTTAGTCGAGTGGGAAGAAATCGATTCTTAA
- the rpsE gene encoding 30S ribosomal protein S5 — translation MPNDQKVKATDAANELEERVIEIRRVSKVTKGGKTISFRAVSVVGNRNGKVGIGIGNAREVPQAIRKSIENAKNNMIEVPVKNGTIPHETIGEQDASTVLLFPAGPGTGVIASSAVRAVVELAGIDNILSKAISSTNVLNLAKATYNGLKKLRSPQEIAKLRDLSVKQVFFGAHEGV, via the coding sequence ATGCCGAACGATCAGAAAGTAAAAGCTACTGATGCTGCAAATGAATTAGAAGAAAGAGTAATCGAAATTCGAAGGGTCAGCAAAGTGACTAAAGGTGGAAAAACCATTTCGTTTCGTGCAGTTTCGGTAGTAGGCAATCGAAATGGAAAAGTAGGAATAGGAATTGGAAATGCCCGAGAAGTCCCACAAGCTATCAGAAAATCAATTGAGAATGCAAAGAACAATATGATAGAAGTTCCTGTTAAAAATGGAACCATTCCTCACGAAACAATCGGTGAACAAGATGCTTCCACTGTATTACTGTTCCCTGCAGGGCCGGGTACTGGAGTTATAGCCAGTTCAGCTGTAAGAGCTGTTGTTGAATTAGCAGGAATAGATAATATTCTAAGTAAAGCCATTAGTTCGACAAACGTATTAAATTTAGCTAAAGCCACTTACAACGGATTAAAAAAGTTGAGATCTCCTCAAGAAATTGCAAAGTTGAGAGATTTATCGGTAAAACAAGTATTTTTTGGTGCACACGAGGGGGTATGA
- the rplR gene encoding 50S ribosomal protein L18, translating to MIKQLDKKALRRKRHLRVRKKVKGTPEKPRLTVFKSQKHIYAQIIDDTKGVTLVSVSTTQKQLKEKLEKTWDENAAQEVGKLIAEKAKEKDITEIVFDRSGYKYHGKVKALAEAAREMGLKF from the coding sequence ATGATAAAACAATTAGACAAAAAAGCCCTTAGACGAAAAAGGCATTTAAGAGTAAGAAAAAAAGTAAAAGGAACACCAGAAAAACCAAGATTAACAGTCTTTAAAAGTCAAAAGCACATATACGCTCAAATTATAGACGATACTAAAGGTGTCACATTGGTATCCGTTTCAACAACCCAAAAACAACTTAAAGAAAAATTAGAAAAAACTTGGGATGAAAACGCTGCTCAAGAAGTAGGAAAACTCATAGCTGAAAAAGCAAAAGAAAAAGATATAACAGAAATAGTTTTTGATAGAAGTGGTTACAAATACCACGGAAAAGTAAAAGCTCTTGCTGAAGCAGCAAGAGAAATGGGCTTAAAGTTTTAG